The following proteins are co-located in the Solea senegalensis isolate Sse05_10M linkage group LG12, IFAPA_SoseM_1, whole genome shotgun sequence genome:
- the smim19 gene encoding small integral membrane protein 19, translated as MGAHGGLGNEPESPDYSVHEAWNEATNVYLLVILVSFGLLMYARKNKRKIMRIFTLPPTVGSSPEPNFYDSLQKVRLRQQLEMYSMARKFEQQQQQQQQGQADSVQLSME; from the exons ATGGGCGCTCACGGGGGTCTAGGGAACGAACCCGAGTCTCCAGACTACTCAGTACACGAAGCCTGGAATGAGGCTACCAATGTTTACCTGCTGGTGATTCTGGTTAGCTTCGGTCTGCTCATGTACGCCAGAAA GAACAAGAGGAAGATCATGCGTATCTTCACTCTGCCTCCCACCGTTGGCAGCAGCCCAGAACCCAACTTCTACGACAGCCTGCAGAAAGTCCGCCTGCGGCAGCAGCTAGAGATGTACTCTATGG CTAGAAAATttgagcaacagcagcagcagcagcaacaaggtCAAGCAGACAGTGTGCAGCTCTCCATGGAATGA
- the pld7 gene encoding 5'-3' exonuclease PLD3 isoform X1 has product MPMILRSKKSIHSSQGSEEEAVDLAAATPRRSIRLYGRTTYEETDESDSASVQNQVMEKSPSPVAEPEEEEEEAVLTELKYCSVLLNRVQAEDTKKELEEKEDMNRKGGKPASRIPTFHKRPSGASQTTELPVPKKDTPVPVSVEASKSKPPDGRETALPLPTIRAPKTASVVPSPFSNAEQCLVTAHSSLITAPKSLGFSSSVQPSLLTASPRPAIRPEQVSEQQLPEQDERKTSEIEADVTPDAHEGHISSHEGSLCQMPQEETTETYEVEVKGRTTLTESGDTETSESGGSDHIAEFSQVDAIMDEEAPWATESTNVPELKDSRSSSDAECEEELIVEEYECLNLEEAKEDQPEPQIAPSEFSKRPGKQADIDESASPVAAQMPTKMRSTKTTKDSSCPSFTFFFLLPTTLLLLGGFGQHVWHYGLPMSVAQLTAHLELHWLEGFGLVPEPCSTDCRVHLVESIPVGLYPSSPPSTQSIADSWLHLLNKANSSVHIAAFYFTLRGSDSQFAESTDTKGQEVFEHLKQLESKGVTLQIAVNGPQTSTQDTLELAATGADVREVNLTAVTGGIVHTKLWVVDQKHLYLGSANMDWRSLSQVKEVGLSVEDCSCLAQDAFRIFGVYWSISGAKNGSLPPYWPARLSALSSSQNPLHLKFNGVPAQVYLSSSPPQISARGRSDDLSTILSVINDAQTLVYISVMDYLPMSQYTEPLRFWPPIDSALRAAACTRGVQVRLLVSCWEHSPASMFIFLQSLLVLNRPPLKCDIEAKSFVVSSTVEQRKIPFARVNHAKYMVTDRVAYIGTSNWSEGYFTHTAGVGMVVNQTGSVLGEGQQTLQSQVEALFLRDWGSQYASALSVDSMNVCPHHRH; this is encoded by the exons ATGCCCATGATACTGCGGTCTAAAAAGTCCATCCACTCCAGTCaggggagtgaggaggaggcggtggaCCTAGCAGCGGCAACACCGAGAAGGTCGATCCGCCTGTACGGGAGAACTACGTACGAG GAGACAGATGAGTCAGACTCTGCGTCTGTCCAGAACCAAGTGATGGAGAAAAGTCCCAGTCCTGTGGCtgagccagaggaggaggaagaggaggcagttCTAACG GAGCTGAAATATTGCAGTGTTCTTCTGAACCGTGTACAGGCAGAAGACACGAAAAAAGAGCTTGAGGAGAAAGAAGACATGAACCGCAAAGGTGGTAAACCTGCTTCTCGTATTCCTACCTTCCATAAAAGACCGAGTGGTGCAAGCCAGACCACAGAGCTGCCTGTTCCAAAGAAAGATACCCCTGTCCCTGTAAGTGTGGAAGCTTCAAAATCCAAACCACCTGATGGCCGAGAAACAGCACTTCCCCTACCAACAATCAGAGCCCCTAAAACAGCCTCTGTAGTCCCCTCTCCATTCAGCAATGCTGAACAATGTCTTGTGACAGCTCATAGTTCCTTAATTACTGCACCCAAGAGCCTTGGTTTTTCATCTTCTGTTCAGCCTTCTCTTCTCACTGCAAGCCCCAGGCCTGCCATAAGACCAGAACAAGTGTCAGAGCAGCAATTACCAGAGCAAGATGAGAGGAAAACCTCAGAAATAGAAGCTGATGTCACACCAGATGCCCATGAAGGTCACATTTCTTCACACGAGGGCTCTCTCTGCCAAATGCCACAGGaggaaacaacagaaacataTGAGGTTGAAGTCAAAGGCAGGACTACCCTCACTGAGTCTGGAGATACCGAAACGTCTGAGTCTGGAGGGAGTGATCACATAGCTGAATTCAGCCAAGTGGATGCTATTATGGATGAAGAAGCACCATGGGCAACAGAGTCAACAAATGTTCCTGAATTAAAGGACAGTAGGTCTTCATCAGATGCTGAATGTGAGGAGGAATTGATAGTTGAAGAGTATGAGTGCCTCAATTTAGAAGAAGCAAAGGAGGACCAACCTGAACCACAAATAGCCCCGTCAGAGTTTTCAAAACGACCAGGGAAACAAGCTGATATTGATGAATCTGCATCTCCAGTAGCTGCACAGATGCCCACTAAAATGAGATCAACCAAGACAACAAAG GACTCCAGTTGCCCAAGTttcaccttcttcttcctcttgccCACCACCCTGCTGCTTCTTGGAGGGTTTGGTCAGCATGTTTGGCACTACGGGCTTCCCATGTCTGTGGCCCAGCTCACAGCTCACCTGGAGCTACACTGGCTAGAGGGCTTTGGTTTAGTCCCAGAGCCTTGTAGTACTGATTGTCG AGTGCATCTGGTGGAAAGCATCCCTGTGGGTCTGTACCCGTCTTCACCCCCATCTACACAGAGTATTGCTGACAGCTGGCTGCATCTGCTGAACAAGGCCAACAGCTCAGTCCACATTGCTGCATTCTACTTTACTCTAAGAGGCAGTGATTCACAGTTTGCTGAATCCACAGACACTAAG gGACAAGAGGTTTTTGAGCACTTGAAACAACTTGAATCTAAAGGTGTGACACTTCAGATTGCCGTCAACGGCCCACAGACATCAACCCAAGACACATTAGAACTGGCTGCTACAG GTGCAGATGTCAGAGAAGTCAACCTCACAGCTGTAACTGGGGGTATTGTCCACACTAAGCTGTGGGTCGTGGATCAAAAGCACTTGTACCTGGGAAGTGCCAACATGGACTGGCGTTCTCTCAGTCAG GTGAAGGAGGTGGGTCTGTCAGTGGAGGACTGCAGCTGCCTGGCTCAGGATGCCTTCCGGATCTTTGGGGTTTACTGGAGCATCAGTGGCGCAAAAAACGGATCCCTGCCGCCATACTGGCCCGCTCGCCTCTCTGCCCTGTCCAGCTCCCAGAATCCACTTCATCTGAAGTTCAATGGCGTACCTGCTCAAGTCTACCTGTCT AGTTCCCCTCCACAAATATCAGCTCGCGGCCGCTCTGACGATCTCTCCACCATACTATCTGTTATCAACGATGCCCAGACATTGGTTTACATCTCTGTCATGGACTACCTTCCTATGTCTCAGTACACAGAGCCACTCAG GTTCTGGCCCCCCATCGACTCGGCCCTGCGTGCTGCGGCCTGCACCAGAGGCGTGCAGGTCAGACTCCTGGTCAGCTGCTGGGAGCACTCTCCAGCCTCCATGTTCATCTTCCTTCAGTCTCTGCTGGTGCTCAACAGGCCTCCACTGAAATGTGACATTGAAGCA AAATCTTTTGTAGTGTCTTCAACAGTGGAGCAGAGGAAAATCCCCTTTGCACGAGTCAATCATGCCAAGTACATGGTCACAGACAGGGTGGCGTATATAG GGACATCCAACTGGTCAGAGGGCTACTTTACTCACACTGCAGGTGTGGGCATGGTTGTGAACCAGACTGGCTCAGTGCTTGGGGAAGGGCAGCAGACTCTGCAGAGCCAAGTGGAGGCACTTTTCCTCAGAGATTGGGGGTCCCAGTACGCCAGCGCCCTCTCTGTTGATAGTATGAACGTCTGCCCTCATCACCGACACTGA
- the pld7 gene encoding 5'-3' exonuclease PLD3 isoform X2 — METDESDSASVQNQVMEKSPSPVAEPEEEEEEAVLTELKYCSVLLNRVQAEDTKKELEEKEDMNRKGGKPASRIPTFHKRPSGASQTTELPVPKKDTPVPVSVEASKSKPPDGRETALPLPTIRAPKTASVVPSPFSNAEQCLVTAHSSLITAPKSLGFSSSVQPSLLTASPRPAIRPEQVSEQQLPEQDERKTSEIEADVTPDAHEGHISSHEGSLCQMPQEETTETYEVEVKGRTTLTESGDTETSESGGSDHIAEFSQVDAIMDEEAPWATESTNVPELKDSRSSSDAECEEELIVEEYECLNLEEAKEDQPEPQIAPSEFSKRPGKQADIDESASPVAAQMPTKMRSTKTTKDSSCPSFTFFFLLPTTLLLLGGFGQHVWHYGLPMSVAQLTAHLELHWLEGFGLVPEPCSTDCRVHLVESIPVGLYPSSPPSTQSIADSWLHLLNKANSSVHIAAFYFTLRGSDSQFAESTDTKGQEVFEHLKQLESKGVTLQIAVNGPQTSTQDTLELAATGADVREVNLTAVTGGIVHTKLWVVDQKHLYLGSANMDWRSLSQVKEVGLSVEDCSCLAQDAFRIFGVYWSISGAKNGSLPPYWPARLSALSSSQNPLHLKFNGVPAQVYLSSSPPQISARGRSDDLSTILSVINDAQTLVYISVMDYLPMSQYTEPLRFWPPIDSALRAAACTRGVQVRLLVSCWEHSPASMFIFLQSLLVLNRPPLKCDIEAKSFVVSSTVEQRKIPFARVNHAKYMVTDRVAYIGTSNWSEGYFTHTAGVGMVVNQTGSVLGEGQQTLQSQVEALFLRDWGSQYASALSVDSMNVCPHHRH, encoded by the exons ATG GAGACAGATGAGTCAGACTCTGCGTCTGTCCAGAACCAAGTGATGGAGAAAAGTCCCAGTCCTGTGGCtgagccagaggaggaggaagaggaggcagttCTAACG GAGCTGAAATATTGCAGTGTTCTTCTGAACCGTGTACAGGCAGAAGACACGAAAAAAGAGCTTGAGGAGAAAGAAGACATGAACCGCAAAGGTGGTAAACCTGCTTCTCGTATTCCTACCTTCCATAAAAGACCGAGTGGTGCAAGCCAGACCACAGAGCTGCCTGTTCCAAAGAAAGATACCCCTGTCCCTGTAAGTGTGGAAGCTTCAAAATCCAAACCACCTGATGGCCGAGAAACAGCACTTCCCCTACCAACAATCAGAGCCCCTAAAACAGCCTCTGTAGTCCCCTCTCCATTCAGCAATGCTGAACAATGTCTTGTGACAGCTCATAGTTCCTTAATTACTGCACCCAAGAGCCTTGGTTTTTCATCTTCTGTTCAGCCTTCTCTTCTCACTGCAAGCCCCAGGCCTGCCATAAGACCAGAACAAGTGTCAGAGCAGCAATTACCAGAGCAAGATGAGAGGAAAACCTCAGAAATAGAAGCTGATGTCACACCAGATGCCCATGAAGGTCACATTTCTTCACACGAGGGCTCTCTCTGCCAAATGCCACAGGaggaaacaacagaaacataTGAGGTTGAAGTCAAAGGCAGGACTACCCTCACTGAGTCTGGAGATACCGAAACGTCTGAGTCTGGAGGGAGTGATCACATAGCTGAATTCAGCCAAGTGGATGCTATTATGGATGAAGAAGCACCATGGGCAACAGAGTCAACAAATGTTCCTGAATTAAAGGACAGTAGGTCTTCATCAGATGCTGAATGTGAGGAGGAATTGATAGTTGAAGAGTATGAGTGCCTCAATTTAGAAGAAGCAAAGGAGGACCAACCTGAACCACAAATAGCCCCGTCAGAGTTTTCAAAACGACCAGGGAAACAAGCTGATATTGATGAATCTGCATCTCCAGTAGCTGCACAGATGCCCACTAAAATGAGATCAACCAAGACAACAAAG GACTCCAGTTGCCCAAGTttcaccttcttcttcctcttgccCACCACCCTGCTGCTTCTTGGAGGGTTTGGTCAGCATGTTTGGCACTACGGGCTTCCCATGTCTGTGGCCCAGCTCACAGCTCACCTGGAGCTACACTGGCTAGAGGGCTTTGGTTTAGTCCCAGAGCCTTGTAGTACTGATTGTCG AGTGCATCTGGTGGAAAGCATCCCTGTGGGTCTGTACCCGTCTTCACCCCCATCTACACAGAGTATTGCTGACAGCTGGCTGCATCTGCTGAACAAGGCCAACAGCTCAGTCCACATTGCTGCATTCTACTTTACTCTAAGAGGCAGTGATTCACAGTTTGCTGAATCCACAGACACTAAG gGACAAGAGGTTTTTGAGCACTTGAAACAACTTGAATCTAAAGGTGTGACACTTCAGATTGCCGTCAACGGCCCACAGACATCAACCCAAGACACATTAGAACTGGCTGCTACAG GTGCAGATGTCAGAGAAGTCAACCTCACAGCTGTAACTGGGGGTATTGTCCACACTAAGCTGTGGGTCGTGGATCAAAAGCACTTGTACCTGGGAAGTGCCAACATGGACTGGCGTTCTCTCAGTCAG GTGAAGGAGGTGGGTCTGTCAGTGGAGGACTGCAGCTGCCTGGCTCAGGATGCCTTCCGGATCTTTGGGGTTTACTGGAGCATCAGTGGCGCAAAAAACGGATCCCTGCCGCCATACTGGCCCGCTCGCCTCTCTGCCCTGTCCAGCTCCCAGAATCCACTTCATCTGAAGTTCAATGGCGTACCTGCTCAAGTCTACCTGTCT AGTTCCCCTCCACAAATATCAGCTCGCGGCCGCTCTGACGATCTCTCCACCATACTATCTGTTATCAACGATGCCCAGACATTGGTTTACATCTCTGTCATGGACTACCTTCCTATGTCTCAGTACACAGAGCCACTCAG GTTCTGGCCCCCCATCGACTCGGCCCTGCGTGCTGCGGCCTGCACCAGAGGCGTGCAGGTCAGACTCCTGGTCAGCTGCTGGGAGCACTCTCCAGCCTCCATGTTCATCTTCCTTCAGTCTCTGCTGGTGCTCAACAGGCCTCCACTGAAATGTGACATTGAAGCA AAATCTTTTGTAGTGTCTTCAACAGTGGAGCAGAGGAAAATCCCCTTTGCACGAGTCAATCATGCCAAGTACATGGTCACAGACAGGGTGGCGTATATAG GGACATCCAACTGGTCAGAGGGCTACTTTACTCACACTGCAGGTGTGGGCATGGTTGTGAACCAGACTGGCTCAGTGCTTGGGGAAGGGCAGCAGACTCTGCAGAGCCAAGTGGAGGCACTTTTCCTCAGAGATTGGGGGTCCCAGTACGCCAGCGCCCTCTCTGTTGATAGTATGAACGTCTGCCCTCATCACCGACACTGA
- the gpr137 gene encoding integral membrane protein GPR137 has product MEAPVTAAPSPNSTLPPPVPLHPAVAPSVQLGFTILYTTLYAALFLVVYIQLWLLYLYRHKRWSYQSVFLSLCLLWSALRTTLFSFYFYNALEANHLPVAVYWLLYCFPVCLQFFTLSLINLYFTQVLLKVREISSSAGGRKLWLARCMYGAVNAVFLCVNVVCATLGDRNRSESVEWTWNLVLVRVIINDLLFILDAVLLAALLMLLTRHSHSTSPYLINKGTTVCRTAALGAAVILLFASRACYNLTVLFLSQSHEVESFDFDWYNISDQADLRNELGDKGYLAFGAILLIWELLPTSLLILIFRVRQPAQETSSIVINNRALPRPYFFDDPQASDDDAPVPWARSSHLQTSWYGAESAPLLFATNPPDRNYQHHSFYSTPQN; this is encoded by the exons ATGGAAGCTCCAGTCACAGCTGCCCCTTCTCCCAACTCCACTCTGCCTCCCCCGGTTCCTCTTCATCCAGCTGTTGCCCCTTCGGTCCAGCTCGGCTTCACCATCCTCTACACCACACTGTATGCTGCCCTCTTCCTGGTGGTGTACATCCAGCTCTGGCTTCTCTACCTTTACAGACACAAAAGATGGAGCTACCAGAGTGTTTTCCTgtccctctgcctcctctggtCTGCCCTCCGCACCACATTGTTCTCCTTCTACTTCTATAATGCACTGGAGGCCAACCACCTGCCTGTTGCAGTCTACTGGCTGCTCTACTGCTTCCCTGTTTGTCTGCAGTTTTTCACTCTCAGCCTCATTAACCTGTATTTTACTCAG GTGTTGCTCAAAGTGAGAGAGATTTCCAGTTCAGCGGGGGGCAGAAAACT GTGGCTGGCACGTTGCATGTATGGTGCAGTGaatgctgtctttctctgtgtcaaCGTGGTTTGTGCGACTCTCGGGGACCGAAACCGTAGCGAGTCAGTGGAGTGGACCTGGAATCTGGTGTTGGTTCGAGTCATAATCAATGACTTACTCTTTATCCTGGATGCAGTGTTACTGGCCGCTTTGCTGATGCTCCTGACAAGACACTCACACTCCACCAGCCCATATCTGATCAACAAG GGGACCACCGTGTGCCGAACAGCAGCTCTGGGAGCAGCAGTGATCTTGTTGTTTGCCAGTCGAGCCTGCTACAACCTGACAGTCCTCTTCCTGTCCCAGAGCCATGAGGTGGAGTCGTTCGACTTTGACTGGTACAATATCTCTGACCAG GCTGACTTGCGTAATGAATTGGGCGACAAAGGCTACCTAGCCTTCGGTGCCATTCTACTCATATGGGAACTGCTCCCGACCAGTCTGCTGATCCTTATCTTCAGGGTTCGCCAGCCTGCTCAGGAG ACCAGCAGCATAGTCATCAATAACAGGGCCCTACCTCGTCCATACTTCTTTGACGACCCTCAAGCAAGTGATGACGATGCACCTGTTCCATGGGCACGCAGTTCACATTTACAGACAAG TTGGTATGGGGCAGAGAGTGCTCCTCTCCTGTTTGCCACCAACCCTCCAGACCGGAACTACCAGCACCACTCGTTCTACTCCACCCCCCAAAACTGA